From a region of the Xanthomonas rydalmerensis genome:
- a CDS encoding DUF802 domain-containing protein, translated as MPKTLFHSALFLAGLAVVCWIGAGYLGSNPLGAGFAALIGLCYLAGVAELYRYRQATATLHTALRDAEAARSDLGGWLQRLHPSLRNAVRLRIEGERTALPVPALTPYLVGLLVLLGMLGTFLGMMATLRGTGLALDSATDLHAIRASLAAPLKGLGFAFGTSIAGVAASAMLGLLAALCRRERLQTVQQLDLHAATALRTHSLAYQRNEAFKLLQTQATLMPSLIERMQTMMAALEQHSAVSGERLVSSQDAFHSRTEAAYTRLAGAVEHALQAGVAAHARAFGDALEPVVQRTLDGVARETAALQDTVGQAVRRQLDGLASGFAQAAEQATQRWDSALAEQQRVNGALLEELGSALQRAGDGLEQRATTIVEATAARLQAASDDARQAWAEALTQQREVNDSLAARHAQALDTVAGRLDATAEAAQQAWNAALEQQRDANAALVTRNAQALDTVAMRLDATAEAAQQGWGAALAQQREVNDTLATRNAQALETVATRLDATVEAAQQAWSAALAQQREVNEALAVRNAQALDTAAASLEQRAAALAETLQQAHADLQEALEARDQARLRAWTDSFASMAATLGGQWEHHGERIAQRQQEICSTLQETAAAMSEQSQAQARDTIAEIERLVQVASEAPKAAADVVAELRQKLSDSMVRDTAMLDERNRLLATLQTLLEAVNHASTEQRSAVDALVATSADLLERVGSRFTDQIEAQTGKLDEAAAQVVAGATEVASLGDAFSGAVQAFGESNMALLERLQGIEQALDKSLARSDEQLAYYVAQAREVIDLSMLSQQQITEELRQLAARQAPDQADVT; from the coding sequence ATGCCCAAGACCCTGTTCCATTCCGCCCTGTTCCTCGCCGGCCTCGCCGTGGTCTGCTGGATCGGCGCCGGCTATCTCGGCTCCAACCCGCTGGGCGCCGGCTTCGCCGCGTTGATCGGCCTCTGCTACCTGGCCGGCGTCGCCGAGCTGTACCGCTACCGCCAGGCCACCGCGACCCTGCACACCGCGCTGCGCGACGCCGAAGCTGCGCGCAGCGATCTGGGCGGCTGGCTGCAACGGCTGCACCCGAGCCTGCGCAACGCGGTACGCCTGCGCATCGAAGGCGAGCGCACGGCCCTGCCGGTGCCGGCGCTGACCCCGTACCTGGTCGGCCTGTTGGTGCTGCTGGGCATGCTCGGCACCTTCCTGGGCATGATGGCGACGCTGCGCGGCACCGGTCTGGCGCTGGACAGCGCCACCGACCTGCACGCCATCCGCGCCTCGCTGGCGGCGCCGCTGAAGGGCCTGGGCTTCGCCTTCGGCACCTCCATCGCCGGCGTGGCCGCCTCGGCGATGCTCGGCCTGCTCGCCGCGCTGTGCCGGCGCGAGCGCCTGCAGACGGTGCAGCAACTGGATCTGCATGCGGCCACCGCGCTGCGCACGCACTCGCTGGCCTACCAGCGCAACGAGGCGTTCAAGCTGCTGCAGACCCAGGCCACGCTGATGCCAAGCCTGATCGAGCGCATGCAGACGATGATGGCGGCGCTGGAACAGCACAGCGCGGTCAGCGGCGAACGCCTGGTCAGCAGCCAGGACGCGTTCCACAGCCGCACCGAGGCCGCCTACACGCGCCTGGCCGGAGCAGTCGAACACGCCCTGCAGGCCGGCGTGGCCGCGCACGCGCGTGCGTTCGGCGACGCGCTGGAGCCGGTGGTGCAACGCACGCTAGACGGCGTGGCGCGCGAGACCGCCGCGCTGCAGGACACCGTCGGCCAGGCGGTGCGGCGGCAACTGGACGGCCTGGCCAGCGGCTTCGCCCAGGCCGCCGAGCAGGCCACGCAGCGTTGGGACAGCGCGCTGGCCGAACAGCAACGCGTCAACGGCGCGCTGCTGGAGGAACTCGGTAGCGCGCTGCAACGCGCCGGCGACGGCCTGGAACAGCGTGCAACCACGATCGTGGAGGCGACCGCGGCACGCCTGCAGGCCGCCAGCGACGACGCCAGGCAGGCTTGGGCCGAAGCGCTGACGCAACAACGCGAGGTCAACGACAGCCTCGCCGCGCGCCATGCGCAGGCACTGGACACCGTGGCAGGCCGCCTGGATGCCACCGCCGAGGCCGCACAGCAGGCCTGGAACGCCGCGCTGGAGCAGCAGCGCGATGCCAACGCGGCACTGGTCACACGCAACGCGCAGGCGCTGGACACCGTGGCGATGCGCTTGGACGCTACCGCCGAGGCCGCACAACAAGGCTGGGGCGCGGCGCTGGCACAACAGCGCGAGGTCAACGACACCCTCGCCACGCGCAATGCGCAGGCGCTGGAGACCGTGGCGACCCGCTTGGATGCCACTGTCGAGGCCGCGCAGCAGGCCTGGAGCGCGGCGCTGGCACAGCAACGCGAGGTCAACGAGGCCCTGGCCGTGCGCAACGCGCAGGCCCTGGACACCGCCGCCGCCAGCCTGGAACAGCGCGCCGCCGCGCTCGCCGAGACGCTGCAGCAGGCCCATGCCGACCTGCAGGAGGCGCTGGAAGCGCGCGACCAGGCGCGTCTGCGCGCCTGGACCGACAGCTTCGCCAGCATGGCCGCGACCCTCGGCGGGCAATGGGAGCACCACGGCGAGCGCATCGCGCAGCGCCAGCAGGAGATCTGCAGCACGCTGCAGGAAACCGCCGCGGCGATGTCGGAACAGAGCCAGGCGCAGGCGCGCGACACCATCGCCGAGATCGAACGGCTGGTGCAGGTGGCCTCGGAAGCGCCAAAGGCCGCGGCCGACGTGGTCGCGGAACTGCGCCAGAAACTCTCCGACAGCATGGTCCGCGACACCGCGATGCTGGACGAGCGCAATCGCCTGCTGGCCACGCTGCAGACCTTGCTGGAGGCGGTCAACCACGCGTCCACCGAGCAGCGCAGCGCGGTGGACGCCTTGGTCGCGACCTCGGCGGATTTGCTGGAGCGCGTCGGCAGCCGTTTCACCGACCAGATCGAAGCGCAGACCGGCAAGCTCGACGAGGCCGCCGCGCAGGTCGTTGCCGGCGCCACCGAGGTGGCCAGCCTGGGCGACGCGTTCTCCGGCGCGGTGCAGGCCTTCGGCGAATCCAACATGGCCCTGCTGGAACGCCTGCAGGGCATCGAGCAGGCGCTGGACAAGTCGCTGGCGCGCAGCGACGAACAGTTGGCCTACTACGTGGCGCAGGCGCGTGAGGTGATCGACCTGAGCATGCTGTCGCAGCAGCAGATCACCGAGGAGCTGCGCCAGCTCGCTGCGCGCCAGGCGCCCGACCAGGCCGACGTGACATGA
- a CDS encoding DUF3348 domain-containing protein, translating into MAKAPPRAPVPGPAFIRLLARLSDAPMPASSPALADRLGQWIDWNRAVAVSRALDGKLPEPAEDAPEVPEPSALEAECGRVRAALEESIALDIAKETGKPVGKRQHDPDAPIEYAPFRQRYLALQRSMLTATGRLRGLLRDALVPLSPDMARLAEVDAVMELTLSPREQSLLATVPNLLEAHFQRLRAAAAAPAPDPSLIDVPPAPSDTAWLDLFRQDLHSVLRAELDVRFHPIEALLAALRSR; encoded by the coding sequence ATGGCGAAAGCCCCTCCACGGGCGCCCGTCCCGGGCCCGGCCTTCATTCGCCTGCTGGCGCGCCTAAGCGATGCGCCGATGCCCGCGTCCAGCCCCGCGCTGGCCGACCGGCTCGGCCAATGGATCGACTGGAACCGCGCGGTGGCGGTGTCGCGGGCGCTGGACGGCAAACTGCCCGAGCCTGCCGAGGACGCGCCCGAGGTGCCGGAACCGTCGGCGCTGGAGGCCGAATGCGGCCGCGTGCGCGCCGCGCTGGAAGAGAGCATCGCGCTGGATATCGCCAAGGAGACCGGCAAGCCCGTGGGCAAGCGCCAGCACGACCCCGACGCACCGATCGAGTACGCGCCCTTCCGCCAGCGCTACCTGGCGCTGCAACGGTCAATGCTCACCGCCACCGGGCGCCTGCGCGGCCTGCTGCGCGACGCCCTGGTCCCGCTCTCGCCGGACATGGCGCGGCTAGCCGAGGTCGACGCGGTCATGGAACTGACCCTCAGCCCGCGCGAGCAGAGTTTGCTGGCCACGGTGCCCAACCTGCTCGAAGCGCATTTCCAGCGCCTGCGCGCCGCTGCGGCGGCGCCCGCCCCCGATCCCTCCCTCATCGACGTTCCGCCGGCGCCGTCCGATACGGCCTGGCTGGACCTGTTCCGCCAGGACCTGCACAGCGTCCTGCGCGCCGAACTGGACGTCCGCTTCCATCCCATCGAAGCGCTGCTCGCCGCGCTTCGCAGCCGTTGA
- a CDS encoding TonB-dependent receptor, with the protein MSPFHRPSPLCCAIALALALSPAAHASDAADVTDASARTTTLDSVNVQAAQATVPGSLDEQRLSNGVNSVMSKQQIDAIPSAGIADVVAHLPGLSAYSDMHLGQATTGENAYVSIRGLDASYNSYRLNGFGMPETDSSTRAISLNMLAPFGIQSVKVSKSPTPDLPGDAIGGAIDMRTPSAFDFDGDFYGKTTAQGQFNALASDLGGKHTGGTVQQELAWKFGDDHAFGVYASAYYGKNNNMAQAPAPNSAYFPADPAQAKAVDLRDVGPLLSARYKYSVYTSQIERYGGNLAFDWQGDHSSFFTRAIYGSYNVTGQQDQSSARLETVNNQPTAVRGGYFNTHDIKETLATLQLGGQTTLDRLRFDYGSSFGRGTRSRPDYVAASLYGFTPGSFAFDLSDPTYPSIGPSSPALKNFFYSLDSALFWKTQGHDAGSHDNRANAHADISYRVDGDILDEVKTGLSLDHADRGSYDHPFFHKDGNFIYNGPYFGGSNYVFPNAGGPPLSALPGRLTYATFDGHYAGPFKILDRDWVRAQAVPYKYVNDPNGAGIYTANDYNANTTSSTEAIYAGYAMATLHVGAVTILPGVRYELTRYSADAWQSNGDGINGRFVGSGRSYGEVLPGISLNYRPDDLTVYRASLRRSFSRPAFGLISGETVYTVDPTQKVIGISKPNPDLQPSKADNADLSAEFYDRNGGVLSASTYYKRISGFIYTSQSATSNDNTLGGLVPTGTTFEDGVPVTMPQNGGTAKLYGVELAGSKRLQDLPGVWGNFGIAANLTLQHSSADSKRADQPGKTWLPRAPERIYNLDLFYDDSHLRADLSYNYTGLQLLGLTSDRLNYYLQPVKSLDFTATYHLPHGIDVGIAAKNLLNSATFYETQGKSTRYMAYDPGADGAYVETGRVYMLTLSYTY; encoded by the coding sequence ATGTCCCCGTTCCATCGCCCCAGTCCCCTGTGCTGTGCCATCGCCCTCGCGCTTGCGCTCTCGCCCGCCGCCCACGCCAGCGACGCAGCTGACGTCACTGACGCCAGCGCGCGCACCACCACCCTGGATTCGGTCAACGTGCAAGCCGCGCAGGCCACCGTGCCGGGTTCGCTGGACGAACAGCGCCTGTCCAACGGCGTCAACAGCGTGATGAGCAAGCAGCAGATCGATGCGATTCCCTCCGCCGGCATCGCCGACGTGGTCGCGCACCTGCCCGGGCTGTCGGCCTACAGCGACATGCACCTGGGCCAGGCCACCACCGGCGAGAACGCCTACGTCAGCATCCGCGGCCTGGATGCCAGCTACAACAGCTACCGCCTCAACGGCTTCGGCATGCCCGAGACCGACTCGTCCACGCGCGCGATCTCGCTGAACATGCTGGCGCCGTTCGGCATCCAGTCGGTGAAGGTCTCCAAGTCGCCGACCCCGGACCTGCCGGGCGACGCGATCGGCGGCGCGATCGACATGCGCACGCCCAGCGCGTTCGACTTCGATGGCGATTTCTACGGCAAGACCACCGCGCAAGGCCAGTTCAACGCGCTCGCCTCCGACCTCGGCGGCAAGCACACCGGCGGCACGGTGCAACAGGAACTGGCCTGGAAGTTCGGCGACGACCACGCGTTCGGCGTCTATGCCTCGGCGTACTACGGCAAGAACAACAACATGGCGCAGGCGCCTGCGCCCAACAGCGCGTACTTCCCGGCGGATCCGGCGCAGGCCAAGGCCGTCGACCTGCGCGACGTCGGCCCGCTGCTCAGCGCCCGCTACAAGTACAGCGTCTACACCAGCCAGATCGAGCGCTACGGCGGCAATCTCGCCTTCGACTGGCAAGGCGACCATAGTTCCTTCTTCACCCGCGCCATCTACGGCAGCTACAACGTCACCGGCCAGCAGGATCAGTCCAGCGCACGCCTGGAAACCGTCAACAACCAGCCGACCGCGGTGCGCGGCGGCTACTTCAACACCCACGACATCAAGGAAACCCTGGCCACGCTGCAACTGGGTGGGCAGACCACGCTGGACCGCCTGCGCTTCGATTACGGCAGCTCGTTCGGGCGCGGCACGCGCAGCCGCCCGGACTACGTCGCGGCGAGCCTGTACGGCTTCACCCCGGGCAGTTTCGCGTTCGATCTCAGCGACCCGACCTACCCGAGCATCGGCCCGAGCTCGCCGGCCCTGAAGAACTTCTTCTACAGCCTGGATTCGGCGCTGTTCTGGAAGACCCAGGGCCACGATGCCGGCAGCCACGACAACCGCGCCAACGCGCATGCCGACATCAGCTACCGCGTGGACGGCGACATCCTCGACGAGGTCAAGACCGGCCTGTCGCTCGACCACGCCGATCGCGGTTCCTACGATCACCCGTTCTTCCACAAGGACGGCAACTTCATCTACAACGGCCCCTACTTCGGCGGCAGCAACTACGTGTTCCCCAACGCCGGCGGCCCGCCGCTGAGCGCCCTCCCCGGCCGCCTCACCTACGCGACGTTCGATGGCCACTATGCCGGCCCATTCAAGATCCTGGACCGCGACTGGGTGCGTGCGCAGGCGGTGCCGTACAAGTACGTCAACGATCCCAATGGGGCCGGCATCTATACCGCCAACGACTACAACGCCAACACCACCTCCAGCACCGAGGCGATCTACGCCGGCTACGCGATGGCCACGCTGCATGTCGGTGCGGTGACCATCCTGCCCGGCGTGCGCTACGAACTGACTCGCTACTCCGCCGACGCCTGGCAGTCGAACGGCGACGGCATCAATGGCCGCTTCGTCGGCAGCGGCCGCAGCTACGGCGAGGTGTTGCCGGGCATCAGCCTCAACTACCGTCCTGACGACCTGACCGTCTACCGCGCCTCGTTGCGACGCAGCTTCAGCCGCCCGGCGTTCGGGCTGATTTCCGGCGAGACCGTGTACACGGTCGACCCCACCCAGAAGGTCATCGGCATCTCCAAACCCAATCCCGACCTGCAGCCGAGCAAGGCCGACAACGCCGATCTGTCCGCGGAATTCTACGACCGCAACGGCGGCGTGCTCAGCGCCTCGACCTACTACAAGCGCATCAGCGGCTTCATCTACACCTCGCAGTCGGCGACCAGCAACGACAACACGCTCGGCGGCCTGGTCCCGACCGGCACCACCTTCGAGGACGGCGTGCCGGTGACCATGCCGCAGAACGGCGGCACCGCCAAGCTGTACGGCGTGGAGCTGGCCGGCAGCAAGCGCCTGCAGGACCTGCCCGGGGTCTGGGGCAATTTCGGCATCGCCGCCAACCTGACCCTGCAGCACAGTTCCGCCGACAGCAAGCGCGCCGATCAGCCCGGCAAGACCTGGCTGCCGCGTGCGCCCGAGCGCATCTACAACCTCGACCTGTTCTACGACGACAGCCACCTGCGCGCCGACCTCAGCTACAACTACACTGGCCTGCAACTGCTCGGCCTGACCAGCGACCGGCTCAACTACTACCTGCAACCGGTCAAGTCGCTGGACTTCACCGCCACCTACCACCTGCCGCACGGCATCGACGTCGGCATCGCCGCCAAGAACCTGCTCAACTCGGCCACGTTCTACGAGACCCAGGGCAAGTCCACGCGCTACATGGCCTACGACCCGGGCGCCGATGGCGCCTATGTGGAGACCGGGCGCGTGTACATGCTTACGCTGAGCTATACCTACTGA
- a CDS encoding phosphatidylinositol-specific phospholipase C1-like protein, translating into MSSKSRRGSVALRALLVVLALLPLALHAEPKLNDLQYIGSHNSYHAGFAPSEAALWKRLDPATFALLDYRHPPLTQQLDDGVRQIELDIYADAKGGRYAHPAMIDQLAKAGLPPAPPIAAPGVMQRPGFKVMHIQDLDQRSTCQPLLACLREVRAWSKEHPGHLPIFILLETKQSTLPAAFPTVQPEPFDGKALDALDAELRSVFAANAYISPDLVRGNAATLNAAVLAHGWPTLAAARGKVVFLLDQRAVGPAYLAGHPSLRGRVCFTNADPGTDDAAFVERNDGSADEIAQLVKAGYLVRTRTDADLKEAAHADTKRRDAMLASGAQLLSTDFPDHEPAASGYVVHFPGDAVARCNPQRPQADCHGVDLRH; encoded by the coding sequence ATGTCGTCGAAGTCCCGTCGCGGGTCGGTTGCGCTGCGCGCCCTGTTGGTGGTGTTGGCGCTGTTGCCGTTGGCGCTGCACGCCGAGCCCAAACTCAACGACCTGCAATACATCGGCAGCCACAACAGCTACCACGCCGGTTTCGCGCCCAGCGAAGCGGCGCTGTGGAAGCGGCTGGACCCGGCGACGTTCGCATTGCTGGATTACCGGCATCCGCCGTTGACGCAGCAACTGGACGACGGCGTGCGCCAGATCGAACTGGACATCTACGCCGACGCCAAGGGCGGACGCTATGCGCACCCGGCGATGATCGACCAGCTCGCCAAGGCCGGCCTGCCGCCGGCTCCGCCAATCGCCGCGCCGGGGGTGATGCAGCGACCGGGCTTCAAGGTCATGCACATCCAGGACCTCGACCAGCGCAGCACCTGCCAGCCGCTGCTGGCCTGCCTGCGCGAAGTGCGGGCGTGGTCGAAAGAGCACCCCGGGCATCTGCCGATCTTCATCCTGCTGGAAACCAAGCAATCGACGCTGCCGGCAGCGTTCCCCACGGTGCAGCCGGAGCCGTTCGACGGCAAGGCGTTGGATGCGCTGGACGCCGAGCTGCGCTCGGTGTTCGCCGCGAACGCGTACATCAGCCCGGACCTGGTGCGCGGCAACGCCGCCACGCTCAACGCCGCCGTGCTCGCGCATGGCTGGCCGACGCTGGCGGCGGCGCGCGGCAAGGTGGTGTTCCTGCTCGACCAGCGTGCCGTCGGCCCGGCCTACCTCGCCGGCCATCCGTCCTTGCGCGGCCGCGTGTGCTTCACCAACGCCGATCCCGGCACCGACGATGCCGCCTTCGTCGAGCGCAACGACGGCAGCGCCGATGAGATCGCGCAGTTGGTGAAGGCCGGCTACCTGGTGCGCACGCGTACCGATGCCGACCTCAAGGAAGCCGCGCACGCCGACACGAAACGGCGCGACGCCATGCTGGCCAGCGGCGCGCAGTTGCTCAGCACCGACTTTCCCGACCACGAGCCGGCCGCCTCCGGCTACGTGGTGCATTTTCCCGGCGACGCCGTCGCCCGCTGCAATCCGCAACGTCCACAAGCCGACTGCCACGGCGTCGACCTGCGCCACTGA